The nucleotide window tctttcaagtCATCAAAACAGTCCActatttatgctaagctacgctaacacGCTGCCGCGCCTAGCTCTTTAACTTTGCTTTAACACATAAACTAAAGTAGTAAAACACCACTGAAGAAGTAAACGAGTCAAATACATAAGAGTCAAAAACAATAAGCGCAAATAATAAGAAGTCCTGATTTTTAAGTCTTCATCAGAACGATCAGATTCCACGAGAGAATCTTTCTCATTGTCAAACTGTCAAACTAGAAATTTATATTAAGAAGAACCTTTTAGTTCTGGTTATTGAACAAAACCTCTGGATTCGATGTGATGCTTCTAAACTTAAACCTTCACATAAAAGTCATAAAGCAGAAGGTCTGATGCTCTGACGTGTCTCGGCTCCTCAGGGGGATTCTGGGTCGGGCCGGCGGCCCCGTCGGGGTTCACAAGCTGCAGGGACGACGCGACTACGAGGGCTCCTACGCTCACGGCGTCCGATCGCTGGCCCTGTCCCGCTGGAGCGCCTCCTTCAGCCTCGCCAGTAGGTCATCCCACCTATCGGGTCGCCGGATCCTTTTGGTATCAGGGAAACGAGACGTTTGAAGGGGTCACTGCTCATATGATGTCTTTCACAAAACAATCTCAACTTAATGTCCCAGCTGGTTGTGAAGCTTCCAACAGAACCTCACTGGCTGCAGTGGACGGACTTCACCCTCAAAAGTTAGAAACCGTTTGACCGGCAGCTCGAGGTCGTCTGGCTGACAGGTTTATACCTGCTCTGTAAATAGTTACACCGCCCCCTGGTGGGAAAACAGCCTCACCGCAGCTTTAAAGCTTTGTTTCCTCTCGATGCCGCAAACAGATGtattgatattaataataattaatccTCATTAACATCTTTGTCCAGAGGTTAAACTGCTTcactgaaatgaaagaaatcatTGATGTGAGTATTAATTATACTTTAATAGAAACAACAAATGAacacaacctgtgtgtgtgtgtgtgtgtgtgtgtgtgtgtgtgtgtgtgtgtgtgtgtgtgtgtgtgtgtgtgtgtgtgtgtgaccagagCCTGTCAACGTCCCACTGGAGTTGACCAGTGACACCAGTACCACCACTCTGCCTGCAGCAGCACGACCAGGTAGCGTGATGTGATATTACGCATGACTCTggattagggctgcaactaacgattattttgataatcgattaatcggtcgattatttcttcgattaatcgataaatcggatttttttttaaacagcattaaaaagctttaatttccacccctttattctaaaacagaacctcaaattcgtcagaactagttctcgatactacactcacaaacacaccctcatgttcattaaattattaccatcattgtagtgcaagttaagtaaatgcttacagctaaaaaacaaccaagtgctatgagatgaatttaaaaaggcatttgtaaataaatgcattagaggcttcgtagttgatttaatggatcaccgtgtttccctttacaggcataacatcaactaccgtataacccacagtatatgcgcaagcgcactggactaccgtaaATGACAGCAttaagtacaacacacacaaatatgtttgtcaacaataaccgatatgggacaaagcacaaaatatcagacaacacattgaaaaacgAAAGGtgcaaaagaggcgagtaaataaaaacgtgtcttattcttcctaactgctttactgctgttattagcgagctaacgctagcttgatcagctggatgacgagtaaacaggaggctcgttacgggacaacgtggaccgggaccccccacgctcgcaccCCTTAGACGAccagtcgaacagacgtctctccctgcgtcacgTGACTCACAACAACGGCCGGCTGCTCGTTCCTCTACGGcggctcggcgcctttattttagtttttgctccgcgcgcatctccgcaactcattgagtgacgtaataatcgcgcgacacaacaaatcgataatgaaattcgttgccaacgcttttaataatcgattttaatcgattttatcgattcgttgttgcagccctactctggatattttttaaactgcttTTATCTAAAgactaattttttaaagaacattttcagtAGTGACAGAGAGGCAAAGAAACACCTTCCTGTTCCCGACTCCTTGACTTTCTTCCTTCCTGAAGCTTCCGAAAACAACAGGAGTGGAATGTTTCCCCCTGACCTACTGTGTTACCCTAGctgacctttgtgtgtgtgtgtgtgtgtgtgtgtgtgtgtgtgtcgtgcagCAAAGAACCCGCTGAAGAAGCCGTCAGTGAAGAAAGCTTTGACAGCAGGAAACAAAGGTGCACTGTGCGCTCTGTGTACTTGATATTCTGGAAGTAAAGATTGAACATGGactgaggttgtgtgtgtgtgtgtgtgtgtgtgtgtgtgtgtgtgtgtgtgtgtgtgtgtgtgtgtgtgtgtgtgtgtgcgtgtgtgcgtgtgtgtgtgtgcagactgtcAGATGGATATCGCCATGGTGAtcgacagcagcaacaacatcgGGCATCGTAGGTTCAACCTGCAAAAGAACTTTCTCTCCAAATTGGCGGCCATGTTGAGGGTCGGATCAACAGGGCCGCATGTCGGACTGATCCAGGCCaggtgagtcacacacacacgcacacacacacacacacaggtgtatagtcgtacaaacaaaaataaatatgtgttttgTGTATGACGCTTAAGCTCTTTTGTTTCTTGCTAATTCCTTGTTGCTTTCATGCTACAAATGTAGAACATACAATGTAAATCCTACTTCTTCAGCTGAATAAAAATGGATCAAATCTTGAAGTACTTTGAGTACATGTTGCTCgtaatacttttacttaaggAAACATTTTAAACTTGCATGACTTTtcccttgtttgtgtttgcagtgatTCTCCCCGGACTGAGTTCTTACTGACCAACTACACTCAACCCAAAGAGCTGCTGTTTGCCATCAAGGAGCTGGTCTACCTGGGAGGAGACaccaacacaggtaacacaccaacacaggtaaCGCACCaccacaggtaacacaccaacacaggtgacacaccaacacaggtaacacaccaccacaggtaacacaccacCACAGGTAACGCACCACCACAGGTAACGCACCaccacaggtaacacaccaacacaggtaacacaccaccacaggtaacacaccacCACAGGTAACGCACCaccacaggtaacacaccaacacaggtaaCGCACCaccacaggtaacacaccaacacaggtgacacaccaacacaggtaacacaccaacacaggtaacacaccaacacaggtaacacaccatcgcaggtaacacaccaacacaggtaacacaccaacacaggtaacacaccaacacaggtaacacaccaacacaggtaacacaccatcgcaggtaacacaccaacacaggtaacacaccaacacaggtaacacaccaacacaggtaacacaccaacacaggtaaCGCACCaccacaggtaacacaccaacacaggtgacacaccaacacaggtaacacaccacCACAGGTAACACATGCAGGTAACTCaccaacacaggtaacacaccaacacaggtaacacaccaacacaggtaacacaccaacacaggtaacacaccatcgcaggtaacacaccaacacaggtaacacaccaacacaggtaacacaccaacacaggtaacacaccaacacaggtaacacaccatcgcaggtaacacaccaacacaggtaacacaccaacacaggtaacacaccaacacaggtaacacaccaacacaggtaacacaccaacGCAGGTGTTAGAATTGTGGGGACTTTCTTTTTATGTAAAGCACACAGTAGCCTCTGAAGTAGTGTGTGTCCTCACTCGTCTTGTCTCAGGTGGtagtcacgcacacacacacacacacacacacacacacacacaccctgctgtGGTCACACTGATTTATATTGTCTCCTCTTTTAAACTAAAAGTTCTGCCCACCGCTCCCCGTTGCAGGTAAAGCCATCATGCACGCGGTGGAGACCTTCTTCGGCCAGGACAGCGGGGGCAGGCGGGGTCACCCTCGGGTGCTGATGGTGCTGATTGACGGCTGGCCGTCCGACGACCTGGAGCAGGCGGCCATGTTGGCCAGAGAGTCCGGCATCAACGTCTTCCTGGTGTCTGTGGCCAAACCGGCGCCTGAGGAGCTCGCCATGGTGCGAGACAAGGACTTTGTGAAGaaggtttattcatttattaaatatttatgtgAATTTATAAAGTTATGAATCAGTAATTATTTATTTGGATgaccttctcctctccctcaaTGAAGAccaatctttttattttcctttttatttacaagtaaAATGATTTGAACACACTGGGATTAGTTCAGAATAGAGAggtttgtatttattgtgatGTCTGAAGACGTGAACTCGTTTTACGgcgcttttattgtgaaactccTGACACAGAAACAGGGATCTGTTGGACCAATGATGAGGAGGGTTGTCATCTTCTTCAGTTGTTGCTCAGAGGGTCTTTGTCTCTTCAGTTGAACCATCGAGCAGCGTTTAGTTCTCCGTCCACTAAAATGAGAGACTCCTCCTCAATAAACCACACGTTGCGTCCTCCACGtgtctcttcttcctgcaggCCGTGTGCAGAGACAACGGCTTCTTCAGCTATCCGATCCCCAGCTGGTTCAGCACCACCAAGCACGTGAAACCTCTGGCTCAGAAGCTCTGCTCGCTGGACCGCCTGCTCTGCAGTGAGAGACCACCCAACCAAGCAGGACaacaggaagacacacacacatctacacaaatACAtcgacacacacgcaaacacatctacacacaaacacacacacacacacggtaccaACACATTAATCCTGTTTTGTTTCCATCAGCTGCCACCTTCTTCCCAGATGTTCTGACTCGAGGGGTCTTCTCGGTCATTTTCCGGTTGATAACTAAACTGTTGTGATGAATCCAGCAGAAGGAACATCTGGTCGTGGAGATCAGGAGGTCACATCCTGTTCATGGTGGTAAAAACCATGTTGGACTTTTTGTTTCTCAGGTAAAACCTGCTACAACTCGGTGAACATCGGGTTCCTCGTCGACGGTTCTTCCAGCGTCGGGGGGGGCAACTTCCAGCTGGTCCTGGACTTCCTGGCGGCCGTGGCCAGCAGCTTTGAGGTGTCGGACGTGGGCGCTCGCATCGGTCAGCTTTGCTTGTGAAACCCCTCCGACGCGCCGAGGCGTCGATTGGCCGACTGACTGTGTGTCGGCTCTGCAGGTGCGGTGCAGTTCACCTACGATCAGAGGCTGGAGTTCGGCCTGTTTGACCACCCCAACAAAGAGGACTCCATCACCGCCCTGAGGAGGATCCCCTACATGAGCGGAGGAACGGCCACTGGAGCCGCCATCAGCTACACCACCCAGACCCTGTTCAGGTGAACACGTCTAAGGGTGTGTCGCAATGAGGGGATCTACTGGCAGATATGGAGAATGTTCTACTTAGTTTAGAATGAATCACAGTAGCCGCCATgtttctgcagaagaagaacaaatgaAACCCGTGTCTAACgggagaggaaggaaagtgGCTCTGGTGTTTAAGTCACCTGGTTACCTGGTTAAGGTGACTTCTTAAGGAAGCAAGTGAAACAATGGATGCCTTCTGTTTAAGTATCTCcagtgtgtttggcgctgaggTGCACAGGCATCACATTAAACATGTCGATGCGTGTCACAGGCGAGGCCTCGGGCTCCTGCTGAGGCTTCTCTTGTGAGGCTGACATGTGATCGTCTCTCCTCCAGGCGGGCGGGACCAGGACGGAACTTCCTCATCGTGGTGACGGACGGCCAATCGTATGACGACGTCAGACTCCCCGCGGCGGCGGCACAGACACAAGGTGCGTGTTGAAGGGAAGGACAGTCGACAGCGGCGCGTGTTcacttctcacacacacgtttcaccCTGCACCAATCGACAGGCATCACCATCTACTCGGTGGGCGTGGCCTGGGCGCCCCTGGACGACCTCAGAGCGATGTCATCAGAGCCAAAGGAAAGCCACACCTTCTTCAGCCGGGAGTTCACCGGCCTCGCCGAGCTGGTCCCTCCGCTGGTCAGAGGGGTGTGCAAGGACTTCACAGAGAACAActagcaacacacacaacaaagaagGATACATATATAAACCAaatgtgtatatacatgtatataaaatgtacatatatatgtagaaTTAtacttcataaataaataaataaccaaggAGATTATTATCAACGTAGAAACCAAAATCTTTCACTTTTCAATAAACATTCCAGCGTTTGATTCTGtgatcaaatgtattttacaaaataaaagtacaacaaAGAAACTaccagaaatattcaaatttgtattttctggATTTGTATCTGGATTCAAAAACTTTGCTGACatgattttgttcatttgaaccaGCTAACTTAAAAAGAGCCACAATCAGCGCTGATGTTTTACTGCAGGTTCAAAGGGTCAGAGTTAATGTATTTAACATGTTGGACCTTATAATAAACTGCAAATTAAACAGAAACACATTGGATACTGTAATTATGGCTTTAATATCTTTATTAGAAGAGAACCATTCTTCTTATCAGATCGTATTGTATTCATGCAACAGATTTCTCCTTCCATCTATTCTGGAATCATGACATATTTTCTTGTATTATTTTGGAATTGTGAGATCTTTAGCTTGTATTTAGGAAGAACCCTCTAAGGCACGATTGAAGAAAACATGTAGGTATTTATCTGGCTTcgtcaaataaaaacactagAATGAACAATCGGACGGAAATGAGCTGCTTGGATTTAATAAAAACTACTTTTTGTGCATTatattcaaatgtgtttattcacaCACTAGATTACAGTGATTTGATCAGCTTGTTTTTTGTATGTTGGAAAAGATGAGACGAGACTATTTGATTTTGAAAAGTTAGTTACATTTCCATAGAAATCAACCGGATGGCAGTGAACAGAACATCTGATGGTTGATGTCGTTAAAATGACCCTgttcctcatttaaaaaaatgggaTTAACTCAACAATTTGATTCATGAAGTCAAAATGTTGATATTTCTGCATATTGATTCATCAAGATATTTTGATCATTTCTAAACTTCCCtttatattatttgtattttcttgcaGAAATGAGTCGGGTGGGTGTACCTCCACTCTGTTGCTCCTTGATcagttgacctttgacccttgagTAAGTCTTTTGCAGTAACGCCAGTAGAGTGAGTACAATGTATGACCAGGGGGCTTCCAGGAGGGGGCGCtagagatgatgatgatctttAACTTGTGTCACATGTCTCTGTAAAAGGTCCATCAGAAAGCTGcagctgatccagaacctgcagctcgagtcctcaTCGGACCGGGAAGTGGATCACATGACTGATCACATGACACATGACGCACTGGCTGAATGTTTAGGGCCAAAGATCTGATACCTGACGAACGCTCAGGTCGCCTTGGACGCGTCTACTTCCTGTCTCAGGGTCAGAACGCGTAACGCCAACGCGTTGGTGAATAGctagtgtgaaattaaatcactgacatcaatagaattattaacAATCGCTgagataattcacaaaataaataacgggCGCCGCCCTAAAAAGGGACTGAACTCAACTATTAATCTCTACAGGTCTCATAATTGAGATTCACTCATTAAGAGCAAGGAAATGTTTGCAGCAAGCGTCACCGTCCACACGGAGAAATGATCCTTAGTACAACAACAACCTGCTGGTGTCATTAAGACACGTAATGACGTC belongs to Gasterosteus aculeatus chromosome 15, fGasAcu3.hap1.1, whole genome shotgun sequence and includes:
- the coch gene encoding cochlin isoform X2; this encodes MSHLSHLSHLLPLTGLFFLISSTSGSESAVAYPVTCVTRGTDLPEDGLVALCPPDCSRRKVSVFGTEIYASVSSVCGAAVHRGILGRAGGPVGVHKLQGRRDYEGSYAHGVRSLALSRWSASFSLAKPVNVPLELTSDTSTTTLPAAARPAKNPLKKPSVKKALTAGNKDCQMDIAMVIDSSNNIGHRRFNLQKNFLSKLAAMLRVGSTGPHVGLIQASDSPRTEFLLTNYTQPKELLFAIKELVYLGGDTNTGKAIMHAVETFFGQDSGGRRGHPRVLMVLIDGWPSDDLEQAAMLARESGINVFLVSVAKPAPEELAMAVCRDNGFFSYPIPSWFSTTKHVKPLAQKLCSLDRLLCSKTCYNSVNIGFLVDGSSSVGGGNFQLVLDFLAAVASSFEVSDVGARIGAVQFTYDQRLEFGLFDHPNKEDSITALRRIPYMSGGTATGAAISYTTQTLFRRAGPGRNFLIVVTDGQSYDDVRLPAAAAQTQGITIYSVGVAWAPLDDLRAMSSEPKESHTFFSREFTGLAELVPPLVRGVCKDFTENN
- the coch gene encoding cochlin isoform X1, with amino-acid sequence MSHLSHLSHLLPLTGLFFLISSTSGSESAVAYPVTCVTRGTDLPEDGLVALCPPDCSRRKVSVFGTEIYASVSSVCGAAVHRGILGRAGGPVGVHKLQGRRDYEGSYAHGVRSLALSRWSASFSLAKPVNVPLELTSDTSTTTLPAAARPAKNPLKKPSVKKALTAGNKDCQMDIAMVIDSSNNIGHRRFNLQKNFLSKLAAMLRVGSTGPHVGLIQASDSPRTEFLLTNYTQPKELLFAIKELVYLGGDTNTGKAIMHAVETFFGQDSGGRRGHPRVLMVLIDGWPSDDLEQAAMLARESGINVFLVSVAKPAPEELAMVRDKDFVKKAVCRDNGFFSYPIPSWFSTTKHVKPLAQKLCSLDRLLCSKTCYNSVNIGFLVDGSSSVGGGNFQLVLDFLAAVASSFEVSDVGARIGAVQFTYDQRLEFGLFDHPNKEDSITALRRIPYMSGGTATGAAISYTTQTLFRRAGPGRNFLIVVTDGQSYDDVRLPAAAAQTQGITIYSVGVAWAPLDDLRAMSSEPKESHTFFSREFTGLAELVPPLVRGVCKDFTENN